Below is a genomic region from Persicimonas caeni.
TTGTGGATGCCGAGGGTGGGCAACAGCTTGAGCGACACGCCGGTGCTGTTGTACGGGTTCATGACCAGCGAGTGGCGCACCTCACGTCGCTTGTACCAGCGCTTGTGAAGCGCAATCTTGAGCAAAATTTCGGGGGTGTTCGGGCGTCGTGACGAGATCATCAGCACGTCTTGCTCACGCAGGTTCCGGTTGTCGAGGATCTGCTCGACGACCAACGGGTGCGGGTCGAGCAGAAGCTTCTCGATCACGAGCCGGTTGCTGCCGCGTGCCATCTGGCGTTTCTCGCCGACGGTGACGTCGCGCCCCAGGTCGAGCTTGGGCTCGGGAAGCTTCTTTCCCTTTGGCAGCGCCTGATGAGGCGGTGGGTCACGCAGGATCGCGATGACTCCCTTGCGCTCATCGGCGTGAGCGGCCTCGAAGATGCTTTTGAGCAGGTCATAGTCGTCGTCGAGGCGTTTTCGCACGAGCCAAAGAGTACACGCCATCATCGCATCGATCTCGGGCGATTTTCCCCACAGCGCGCCGCGCATGAGTTGGTCGAGCCACCAGGCAGCCTCCTCGGAGGTGCGCTGGCGGATCGCCTCGTCGAGCGCGGCGACGCGCATGTCGAGCTCGGGGAGCCGCTCGATGCGGTGCAGGTGGGCGGTGTAGGCCTCGTGGAGTTCGTCGAACCCGTCGGCAGCCGGCCGATAGTCTTCGGCCGTATCTTGTTCGGCGCCTTCCAGTTCGGCGCTTTTTAGTTCGGGCGTCTTTGAAGAGTCGTCGCTCATGGCGTGGTGCCCTAGTTGGTCGTGGCCGCGGCGGCTTCGCCTCCTTGCGGCGTTTTCTCAGCGATCTCGACCCGATAGCTGACGTCCGGGCTCTTGAAGGCTTTGGCAGGAACGTTGGTGAAGATGAGGCTAAACGGCTCGGTCGACCGGCTCGCCAACGTGGCCGCGCTCTCGGGCAGCAGAGACTTGGCAGCATCGGCCGAGCCCTGCTCGATGATCTGGGACTGGAGTACCCGAGCTCCGAGCGGCGCCTTCGTTTGAGCGATCACCCGCTCGTTCTTGTCGTACAAAATGCCGCGCACGACGACATCGCCGTAGCCGGTCTGGTCGACGTTTTCGACTTTGCCGCGCACCAAGATGACTTTGTCGGATTTGCCCAGCTCGACGGGGGTGGCGAACACGCCCTCGAAACGCATCGGCTCTTCGGGCGCCGGAGCCGCAACCGGAGCAGCGGCCGTTTTCCACTCCTCGCGTGGTTCGAACTCGGCGCCCTCGAAGGCCACCGAGAGCATGTGCGAGAAGCGCTTGAAGTCGACAAATCCTCCGCTGAGCCCTGCGATGAGACCCACAAAGCCGGCGCCGATCAGAAGGGCGATGAGCGTGAAGTTGGCGAATTTCTGCAGGCCCGAGCCGCCCACCGTGTGTGGGGCAATGGGCTCGTCGACAGCGTCGACTTCCCATCCCCCGTCATTTTGGGTCGACGGGGAGGGCGACGCCGCAGGCTGGGGGGTCGGCTGGGCGGCGGGCTTGGCTGCCGGTGCACGCGCCGGGGCAGCGCCCGCAGGTGCGTTGCTGGCCGCGGCGGGCTTGGCTGCTGCCGCGGGTTGCTCTCGGACCACGCCCTGCTCGGGATCGAATGCCGGGCCGTCCTGACCAAAGCTCGGGTCGACCATTTCCTCGGGTCGGTAGGGGCTGTCTTTTTGAGCCCAGAAGTCGGCATCTCGCTCTTGCGGCGCGGCATTTGCCGGCGCCGCCGGCTGCGCGCCCGCCTGGGCCACGGCGGCAGACGCCTGCGCGGCTGCGGCCGGGCCGGGAGCCGGTGACTGCGTCGGAGCTTGTTGGACCGGA
It encodes:
- a CDS encoding zinc-ribbon domain-containing protein, which codes for MIVRCPECSTGFKLPDDRVSEKGVKLRCSKCSHVFRIRANDAGETEIFYNDGDREQNEALAAQEDSADAQPEENEWEEAEHTQLGRPMAAPGKPASDEDDEAVDPDEGNKTQFGMPAKAEDSGSVKKRSKSASSNYNPFPHANLDLKPKKESVLSSPSADEEAEEAPATDAPAVEEQASEDPAGEEVASQAQTEEPEDDLGWGEEATRVTDPDNPDDPFAGGFDDEEAAGDDDPFGGAFDEGDDAPAAQAPAQAPAAAHAPPAATQGAPAATQAPPAAAQAPPAAQAPPVQQAPTQSPAPGPAAAAQASAAVAQAGAQPAAPANAAPQERDADFWAQKDSPYRPEEMVDPSFGQDGPAFDPEQGVVREQPAAAAKPAAASNAPAGAAPARAPAAKPAAQPTPQPAASPSPSTQNDGGWEVDAVDEPIAPHTVGGSGLQKFANFTLIALLIGAGFVGLIAGLSGGFVDFKRFSHMLSVAFEGAEFEPREEWKTAAAPVAAPAPEEPMRFEGVFATPVELGKSDKVILVRGKVENVDQTGYGDVVVRGILYDKNERVIAQTKAPLGARVLQSQIIEQGSADAAKSLLPESAATLASRSTEPFSLIFTNVPAKAFKSPDVSYRVEIAEKTPQGGEAAAATTN